A single window of Halotalea alkalilenta DNA harbors:
- a CDS encoding very short patch repair endonuclease: MSDVLTPEQRSYCMSQIKGKNTKSEVALRKALWSLGYRYRIRNRLPGRPDLVFKSFRTVIFIDGCFWHKCSDHFVQPKTRTEFWMNKINGNVARDHSNNEALKSEGWQVIRIWEHEIKASLEDSVARVVEVLEEQRNVLYLKDC, translated from the coding sequence ATGTCTGATGTGCTGACTCCCGAACAACGTTCTTATTGCATGTCACAGATCAAAGGTAAGAATACCAAATCAGAAGTGGCTCTCCGGAAAGCCCTGTGGAGTCTTGGTTACAGATACAGGATCAGAAACCGACTGCCGGGAAGGCCAGATTTGGTTTTCAAATCATTCAGAACAGTGATTTTTATAGATGGTTGTTTTTGGCACAAATGCTCCGATCATTTTGTGCAGCCAAAGACTCGAACAGAGTTTTGGATGAATAAAATAAATGGCAATGTTGCTCGGGATCATAGTAATAATGAAGCACTCAAGTCAGAGGGTTGGCAGGTTATTCGCATTTGGGAGCATGAAATCAAAGCGTCTCTGGAGGACAGCGTCGCCCGAGTGGTCGAGGTTCTGGAGGAGCAAAGAAATGTGCTTTACCTTAAAGACTGTTGA
- a CDS encoding JAB domain-containing protein, whose protein sequence is MSQLSLSLISSLLVRDAHGGYQPATADQILEAARQVIDQKTQRGASFTSPTVVKEYLRAKLGGFEHEVFAVLFLDAQHRLIHYAEMFHGDGASSEGYRQVSMKVT, encoded by the coding sequence ATGTCGCAGCTTTCCCTCTCTCTCATTTCCTCGCTGCTGGTGCGTGACGCACATGGCGGCTATCAGCCGGCAACAGCCGATCAGATCCTGGAGGCGGCGCGTCAAGTCATCGACCAGAAGACCCAGCGGGGTGCCTCCTTCACATCACCGACGGTCGTCAAGGAGTACCTGCGCGCCAAGCTGGGAGGCTTCGAGCATGAAGTCTTCGCCGTGCTGTTCCTGGACGCGCAGCATCGCTTGATCCACTACGCCGAGATGTTCCATGGTGACGGAGCGTCTTCCGAGGGCTATCGCCAGGTATCGATGAAAGTGACGTAA
- a CDS encoding helix-turn-helix transcriptional regulator: MAADSEPLRTSAQPTASLPRPGTEQYAELPQFPKGSPLPFRRTIRRRELHQIVPLAETTIYEMEQRGEFPRRFRLTPRCVVWDLEEVEAWIEGRKPASRSSETDISPGPDVRLRRHRPVR, translated from the coding sequence ATGGCTGCCGACTCAGAACCGCTCAGGACCTCTGCACAACCCACTGCTTCCCTTCCCCGCCCCGGCACCGAGCAGTACGCCGAGCTTCCGCAGTTCCCGAAGGGCTCGCCGCTCCCCTTTCGCCGCACGATCCGCCGACGTGAGCTGCACCAGATCGTGCCCTTGGCGGAGACCACCATCTACGAAATGGAGCAGCGCGGCGAGTTTCCCCGGCGCTTCCGGCTGACGCCGCGCTGCGTGGTCTGGGATCTGGAAGAAGTCGAAGCCTGGATAGAAGGCCGCAAGCCAGCCTCGCGATCATCAGAGACCGACATATCGCCCGGCCCGGACGTGAGGCTGCGTCGGCATCGCCCTGTTCGATGA
- a CDS encoding DNA cytosine methyltransferase has product MITFVDLFCGGGLGARGAVTAGARPILAVDAWDIATTTYKSNFPSAEVLCSPIEQIDPRGFAGKHRPDVLLTSPECTSHSIARGAKPGCEQSKETAIGIIPWIEAMEPRWLIVENVNRMKKWGRHNELVSTIESYGYTVNDLFLNAADFGVPQSRKRMFLICDRQGSVISREHLISLHKREVKPAHSVIDWSGKYKSRPLYAENRAQATIERAERAIKKLGRKKDFIIVYYGSDYGGGWQSLDIPLRTVTTLDRFGLVTWKDNTPYLRMLQPPELLKAMGVGSKHELPHGNRRDKIKLCGNGVCSPVMEMIFKKIILIESKEMGLAS; this is encoded by the coding sequence ATGATTACTTTTGTGGACTTATTCTGTGGGGGCGGGCTCGGTGCACGGGGAGCCGTGACTGCTGGCGCCCGCCCCATTCTGGCAGTGGACGCCTGGGATATCGCCACAACCACCTACAAGAGCAACTTCCCCTCTGCTGAAGTTCTGTGCTCACCCATAGAACAGATTGATCCCAGAGGCTTCGCCGGTAAACATCGCCCTGATGTGCTGTTGACCTCCCCGGAATGCACTTCCCATTCAATTGCACGGGGAGCCAAACCTGGCTGTGAACAGAGTAAAGAAACAGCTATTGGCATCATCCCCTGGATTGAGGCGATGGAACCGCGCTGGCTGATCGTGGAAAACGTCAACCGCATGAAGAAGTGGGGCCGCCACAATGAGCTGGTCAGTACCATCGAGTCGTACGGCTATACAGTAAACGATCTCTTCCTGAACGCAGCGGACTTTGGTGTACCACAGTCCCGCAAACGGATGTTCCTGATATGTGACCGCCAGGGTTCAGTTATTTCACGGGAGCATTTAATCTCACTGCATAAAAGAGAGGTCAAGCCGGCCCACTCCGTCATCGACTGGTCAGGAAAGTACAAGAGCCGTCCCCTATATGCTGAAAACAGAGCCCAGGCCACCATTGAGCGGGCCGAAAGAGCTATCAAGAAACTTGGCCGGAAAAAAGACTTCATTATTGTTTATTATGGTTCTGATTATGGGGGCGGCTGGCAGTCACTCGATATCCCTCTACGTACCGTAACCACGCTGGATCGATTCGGCCTTGTAACCTGGAAGGATAATACCCCCTATCTGCGAATGCTGCAGCCACCTGAATTGCTGAAAGCCATGGGTGTGGGCTCCAAACACGAACTCCCACACGGCAATCGCCGGGACAAGATCAAGCTATGTGGAAACGGCGTCTGCTCACCAGTCATGGAAATGATCTTCAAGAAAATCATTCTGATCGAAAGCAAAGAAATGGGGCTGGCTTCCTGA
- a CDS encoding type IV toxin-antitoxin system AbiEi family antitoxin domain-containing protein — protein MIFFYVFSNSWPLAEVYKTDILNTMNAQNSGKLNRLLAELGDTRLVSSRWLRAHDYSNSLVARYVGSGWLVSPARGVYMRAGGRLQWDGVVRSLQVGEGMPLHVGGRFALALQGHEHYLRLGDAGTITLYGPVPPPGWVGKLSMEQRFEYQGKGPFDLLAVPVTAEVSEKALSGVGLALHSAAPGVDALVCSTPERAMLELCDGVSDAAGVYEADALMQAMTTLRPQRIGLLLRHCRSIKAKRLFLALADRHRHAWLAHVPLDGVDLGRGKRALVPGGRLHPTYQITLPGDLDEHLA, from the coding sequence ATGATCTTTTTTTATGTATTTTCAAACTCATGGCCCTTGGCGGAGGTTTATAAAACTGATATTTTGAACACTATGAATGCTCAAAATTCAGGAAAGTTGAACCGTTTGTTGGCAGAACTGGGCGATACCCGCCTGGTGTCCAGCCGCTGGCTGCGCGCGCATGATTACTCCAACAGCCTGGTCGCGCGCTATGTCGGCAGCGGCTGGCTGGTGTCGCCGGCGCGTGGCGTGTATATGCGCGCGGGCGGGCGGCTGCAATGGGATGGGGTGGTCCGCAGCCTGCAGGTTGGGGAGGGCATGCCACTGCATGTCGGTGGGCGATTCGCACTGGCCTTGCAAGGGCACGAGCACTACTTGCGTCTGGGCGATGCCGGAACGATCACGCTTTACGGACCGGTGCCGCCGCCGGGCTGGGTCGGCAAATTGTCGATGGAGCAGCGCTTCGAGTACCAAGGCAAGGGGCCGTTCGACCTACTGGCCGTGCCCGTCACGGCGGAAGTCTCCGAAAAGGCGCTGTCCGGGGTGGGTTTGGCCCTTCACTCCGCTGCGCCTGGCGTCGATGCCCTGGTGTGCTCGACGCCTGAGCGGGCCATGCTGGAGCTGTGCGATGGCGTATCGGATGCGGCGGGGGTCTACGAGGCCGATGCGCTGATGCAGGCCATGACCACGCTGCGCCCGCAGCGGATCGGCCTGCTGCTGCGTCACTGCCGCAGCATCAAGGCCAAGCGGCTGTTCCTGGCCCTGGCCGATCGCCATCGGCATGCATGGCTGGCGCATGTGCCGTTGGATGGCGTTGATCTGGGCCGGGGCAAGCGGGCGCTGGTCCCCGGTGGGCGCCTGCATCCGACCTACCAGATCACCTTGCCGGGAGACCTCGATGAGCACTTGGCTTGA
- the fic gene encoding protein adenylyltransferase Fic, whose amino-acid sequence MNDNALAWHPEQPHNQLPGLPPAQELETRPVLKACIEARAALAELKQAAELIPNQAMLINTIPLLEAKDSSEIENIVTTTDQLFQYAQGHDNADPATKEALRYRTALHQGFQSLKARPLCTATAVDVCRTLKGVDMDIRRTPGTQLANDRTGEVVYTPPEGEARLRDMLANWERFLHNQVDLDPLIRMAVGHYQFEAIHPFTDGNGRTGRVLNILYLIQEELLNLPILYLSRHVIGHKADYYRLLLSVTRDGAWEPWLLFMLQAVADTSKWTTGKIAAIRGLAEHTTEYVRTRLPKIYTRELVDVIFEQPYCRIGNLVEKGIAQRQAASRYLHDLASLGVLREMQVGKEKLFIHPKLMQLISRDNNDFQPYA is encoded by the coding sequence ATGAATGATAATGCACTTGCCTGGCATCCAGAGCAGCCTCACAACCAGCTGCCAGGGCTACCCCCGGCGCAGGAACTGGAGACCCGGCCCGTGCTCAAGGCCTGTATCGAGGCGCGTGCCGCGTTGGCCGAACTCAAGCAGGCGGCAGAGTTGATTCCCAATCAGGCGATGCTGATCAATACCATTCCGTTGCTGGAGGCCAAGGACAGCTCGGAAATCGAGAACATCGTCACCACCACCGACCAACTGTTCCAGTACGCGCAAGGCCACGACAACGCCGATCCTGCCACCAAGGAGGCGCTGCGTTACCGCACCGCGCTGCACCAAGGCTTTCAATCGCTCAAGGCGCGACCGTTGTGTACCGCCACCGCCGTGGATGTCTGCCGCACCCTCAAGGGGGTGGACATGGACATTCGCCGCACCCCGGGCACGCAACTCGCCAACGACCGCACGGGGGAGGTGGTCTACACCCCGCCCGAAGGCGAGGCCCGCTTGCGTGACATGCTGGCCAACTGGGAGCGCTTCCTACACAACCAGGTTGACCTGGACCCGCTGATCCGCATGGCCGTGGGCCACTACCAGTTCGAGGCCATTCACCCATTCACCGACGGCAACGGCCGTACCGGCCGCGTGCTCAATATCCTCTACCTTATCCAGGAAGAGCTGCTGAATCTGCCGATCCTGTATCTCAGTCGCCATGTGATTGGCCACAAGGCCGACTACTACCGCCTGCTGCTCAGTGTGACGCGAGATGGCGCCTGGGAACCCTGGCTGCTGTTCATGCTGCAGGCCGTCGCCGATACGTCCAAATGGACCACAGGGAAGATCGCGGCCATTCGCGGGCTGGCCGAACACACCACCGAGTACGTGCGCACACGCCTGCCCAAGATCTACACCCGCGAATTGGTGGATGTCATCTTTGAACAGCCCTATTGCCGCATCGGCAACCTGGTGGAAAAAGGGATTGCCCAACGCCAGGCCGCCTCGCGCTACCTGCACGACTTGGCCAGCCTGGGTGTGCTGCGCGAAATGCAGGTTGGCAAGGAAAAGCTCTTCATACACCCCAAGCTGATGCAATTGATCAGCCGCGACAACAACGACTTCCAGCCTTACGCCTGA
- a CDS encoding tyrosine-type recombinase/integrase: MLTDTALRNLKPKSKLYKVFDRDGMYVAVSPVGTITFRYDYRLNGRRETLTLGRYGPAGMSLAMARERLLDAKRSVDQGISPALEKQRAKRRLTAAKTFGQMTERWLADARMADSTRSMRKHIIDRDILPVFQNRKLKEVTPDDLRALCNKVKARGAPATAIHIRDIVKQVYAFAILHGERLANPADDVKAASIATFVPKDRALSPAEIRLAFHQLETIASYPTIRLALRLILLTMVRKSELVEATWNEVDFENATWTIPKARMKGRKPHVVYLSRQAMDIFVALHTCAAGSRFVLPSRYDADRCMSHATLNRVTQLIASRAKEAGLPLEPFTVHDLRRTASTLLNEVGFNGDWIEKCLAHEEGSRSSRSVYNKAEYAGPRRHMLQEWADMVEAWIDGRTHMPKLVPENVTVPVLSPAL, encoded by the coding sequence ATGCTCACCGACACTGCACTGCGCAATCTCAAGCCTAAGTCCAAGCTCTACAAGGTTTTTGACCGCGATGGCATGTACGTGGCGGTATCGCCCGTTGGTACCATTACCTTCCGCTACGACTACCGTCTCAACGGGCGCCGCGAGACGCTGACGCTCGGACGGTATGGGCCAGCGGGCATGTCGCTGGCCATGGCGCGAGAGCGACTGCTCGACGCCAAGCGCTCGGTCGATCAGGGCATTTCCCCGGCGCTGGAGAAGCAGCGGGCCAAGCGGCGGCTGACGGCCGCCAAGACCTTCGGCCAGATGACGGAACGCTGGCTGGCCGATGCCCGCATGGCCGACAGCACCCGGTCGATGCGCAAGCACATCATCGACCGCGACATCCTGCCGGTCTTCCAGAATCGAAAGCTGAAGGAAGTCACCCCCGACGACCTGCGGGCGTTGTGCAACAAGGTAAAGGCGCGCGGCGCACCGGCCACGGCCATCCACATCCGCGACATCGTCAAGCAGGTCTATGCCTTCGCCATCCTGCATGGCGAACGGCTCGCCAACCCGGCCGACGATGTGAAGGCGGCCTCGATCGCGACCTTCGTTCCCAAGGATCGGGCGCTCTCGCCGGCGGAGATCCGGCTGGCCTTCCACCAGCTGGAGACCATTGCGTCTTATCCGACCATCCGGTTGGCCTTGCGCTTGATCCTGCTCACGATGGTGCGCAAAAGCGAACTGGTCGAGGCCACCTGGAACGAGGTGGATTTCGAGAACGCCACCTGGACGATCCCTAAGGCGCGGATGAAGGGGCGCAAGCCGCATGTGGTCTACCTGTCGCGGCAGGCGATGGACATCTTCGTGGCCCTGCACACCTGCGCGGCAGGCTCACGGTTCGTGCTGCCGTCGCGCTACGACGCCGACAGGTGCATGTCACATGCAACGCTCAACCGTGTGACCCAGCTTATTGCCTCTCGCGCGAAGGAAGCCGGGTTGCCGCTGGAGCCATTCACGGTGCACGACCTGCGGCGCACCGCGTCCACGCTGCTCAACGAGGTGGGCTTCAACGGGGACTGGATCGAGAAGTGCTTGGCGCACGAAGAGGGCAGCAGGTCTTCGCGCTCGGTCTATAACAAGGCCGAGTACGCCGGGCCGCGGCGTCACATGCTCCAGGAGTGGGCCGATATGGTGGAGGCATGGATCGATGGGCGCACGCATATGCCGAAGCTGGTGCCAGAGAACGTGACCGTGCCGGTTCTGAGTCCTGCGCTCTGA
- a CDS encoding nucleotidyl transferase AbiEii/AbiGii toxin family protein — MSTWLDRWDRRYTDRVRLLVEILPVLAQELRFALKGGTAINLFEQDLPRLSVDIDLAWLPVHDYAEDAKLIAEALGRLADAMRARPLQLQVQASAGEGGAVTRLVVSRRRARVQIETTPVMRGTVHPVRTMVVRPRGEEAFGFAEVQVLDFADLYAGKLAAAMSRQHPRDLFDVGLLLEDERADAHLWRTFLVYLTCSPKPAWEMLAPRVPADFEATFEAHFTGMTAEPIEATALLKSRERLLARVAHWLDEPSRAFLQSVEDEQPDFGLIGLAHAADLPGVRRKLHNLAQRTAAKRAADRGQLADVLARIKAR, encoded by the coding sequence ATGAGCACTTGGCTTGATCGATGGGATCGGCGCTATACCGACCGGGTGCGGCTGCTGGTGGAGATCCTGCCGGTGCTGGCCCAGGAGCTGCGCTTCGCGCTCAAGGGCGGCACCGCCATCAACCTGTTCGAGCAGGACCTGCCGCGCCTGTCGGTGGACATCGACCTGGCCTGGCTGCCGGTGCACGACTATGCCGAGGATGCGAAGCTGATCGCCGAAGCACTCGGACGACTGGCCGACGCGATGCGCGCCCGGCCTTTGCAATTGCAGGTGCAAGCTTCAGCGGGCGAAGGCGGGGCGGTCACCCGGCTGGTGGTCAGTCGCCGCCGCGCGCGTGTGCAGATCGAGACGACGCCGGTGATGCGCGGGACGGTCCATCCAGTGCGGACCATGGTCGTGCGGCCACGGGGGGAGGAGGCGTTCGGCTTCGCCGAAGTGCAGGTGCTGGACTTCGCCGATCTGTATGCCGGCAAGCTGGCGGCGGCAATGTCGCGGCAGCATCCGCGCGATCTGTTCGACGTGGGTCTGCTGCTGGAGGATGAGCGGGCGGATGCGCACCTTTGGCGGACCTTTCTCGTGTACCTGACATGCAGTCCTAAGCCAGCATGGGAAATGCTGGCGCCGCGTGTACCTGCGGATTTCGAGGCCACCTTCGAAGCTCACTTCACGGGCATGACGGCTGAGCCCATTGAAGCGACGGCCTTGTTGAAGAGCCGCGAGCGTCTGTTGGCACGAGTGGCGCATTGGCTGGACGAGCCGTCACGCGCCTTTCTGCAATCGGTCGAGGATGAGCAGCCGGATTTCGGATTAATCGGCCTTGCCCATGCGGCTGATCTGCCCGGTGTGCGGCGCAAGCTGCACAACCTAGCGCAGCGCACGGCGGCCAAACGCGCTGCGGATCGTGGGCAGTTGGCGGACGTGCTGGCGCGCATCAAGGCGCGCTGA
- a CDS encoding restriction endonuclease produces MNLAEMDLIVDHIYGDSRKGNASDDPLPRLLGVDNGAGFRHLGKRPGIDTLKLLALKSNFNDPDWPDHLDIENGLFTYYGDNKTVRSIHDTPRQGNQILCNLFEARHSSISFDHFPVILLFGGTGQYRDLRFLGLAVPGAQTLGPDDDLVAIWRTKSPNNVRFQNYKSIFTILNVPVVITRQWLNDVKNGNAVSSLYAPKPWLEWLSGRKYSPLYAPHSIDIRSKEQQLPHSTEDHKILSLVHNQYRNDPFAFETAAVEIARLFMPDIGQCDITRPWRDGGRDAVDAYRIGTGRSAIEVEFALEAKCYDPKGKGVGVKELSRLLSRLRHRQFGILVTTSYSFLSSLH; encoded by the coding sequence ATGAATCTGGCCGAGATGGACCTTATTGTAGACCACATATATGGTGACTCGCGAAAAGGAAATGCGTCAGATGATCCCCTGCCACGACTACTCGGCGTGGACAATGGAGCAGGCTTCAGGCATTTGGGGAAACGACCTGGCATAGATACATTGAAACTGTTGGCGCTGAAATCCAACTTCAATGACCCCGACTGGCCAGACCACCTGGATATTGAAAATGGTCTTTTCACGTATTATGGGGATAACAAGACTGTCCGCAGTATTCACGACACCCCAAGGCAGGGAAATCAGATTCTCTGCAATCTCTTCGAGGCCCGCCACTCTTCGATCTCTTTCGACCACTTCCCTGTTATCCTGCTTTTTGGAGGAACCGGACAATATCGTGATCTGCGTTTTCTTGGACTGGCCGTCCCGGGTGCGCAAACCCTGGGCCCGGACGACGACTTGGTTGCCATCTGGCGGACGAAAAGCCCCAACAACGTCAGATTCCAGAACTACAAATCGATCTTCACCATACTCAACGTTCCAGTAGTCATCACCCGGCAATGGCTAAATGATGTAAAAAATGGAAATGCAGTATCATCTCTCTATGCGCCCAAACCCTGGCTTGAATGGCTCTCAGGACGAAAATACTCACCACTGTATGCGCCACACAGTATCGACATACGCAGCAAAGAACAGCAACTTCCCCATTCCACTGAAGACCATAAAATCCTGTCCCTGGTACACAACCAATACCGTAATGATCCGTTTGCATTCGAAACAGCAGCAGTGGAGATTGCCCGACTATTCATGCCAGATATTGGCCAGTGTGATATCACCCGGCCATGGCGTGACGGTGGGCGGGATGCTGTCGATGCGTACCGGATAGGGACAGGTCGAAGCGCCATTGAGGTGGAATTTGCATTGGAAGCCAAATGCTACGATCCTAAGGGAAAAGGTGTTGGAGTCAAAGAGCTCTCCAGACTTTTATCAAGACTGCGACACAGGCAGTTTGGGATACTTGTAACAACCTCCTACTCTTTCCTCTCAAGCTTACACTGA